The Neoasaia chiangmaiensis sequence GGAATGTGCTTACGGAAAAACCAGATAACATATCGGTATTCCTTCTTCACATGCGCATAAAGCGCGTTGCTTTGCGTTGGCCGATCAATACTTGCACCATGCCCAAAAATTATTTGGGAGAGCTGCAAGGCTTACTCGGTTGCCGCAAAATGACGCTAGCGCGTATTTCGTGAAGAATGGAAGAACTTTTTGCGTCACGAATATGAAAAATTATGCCAGCCCGTCGATCAGCGCGAGGGCCGGCGACGCTTGCCCTTGTCCTTGCTGGATTTTTCCGTGGAAAACACCGGCTTTTTAGGCGCCTGCGCGCCCCGGCCACGCGATTTCGGCCGCTCGTGGCGCTGATTTTCGCGCACACGGCTCTGCTGCCGGAGAACGGCTTCAATCCAGTCGTTGAGTGCGACGGTATTGTCTTCCGCCATTTCGCGGTCGGGATAGGCTTCCGGGAAGCGGAGTGAAAGCCAGCGCCATGCGACGAGGCGCTTGTGCCGCTTTTCCGCGCGTTCCAGTTCTTCCCGACCAGCTTGGACGGGCTGTGGCAGGCGACCTGTTCCGGGCGGTGGCACGGCGCGACCCGCGGCATGGTCTGCCGCCCAGCGTGTCAGGCGGATGATGCCATTATCGCGTTCGTCGACTGGGCACATCGCGTAGGTCCAACGCTGCGTGAGGTCGAGCCCTTCAACACCTTCCAGCGCGGATGCGATCTCGAAGGCCTGATCCATGTCCGCGAGACGGTAGTTCGGATCGTCCGTCCGCAAGACAGCACGTTTGATTCGCGCGAGCACGCCATAGAGGCTATCGGACTCGATCTCTTCCGCGACGGCGCGAACGATGTCGGCGTCCGGCTGAACGAGCGGGCGCAATTCAACGATCGGTTCGGGTGGGGCCGCGAGCTTCTGGCGGATATAGGTCGGGCTGCCGGCCTCGGAAAGGACGGCGACGATGCCATCCTCGTGCTTTCCGTAACGTCCGGCACGACCGCCGATCTGCTTGATCTCCTGCGTTGTCAGTTCGCGCGTCTGTTTGCCGTCGAATTTGCGCAGGCTGCTGAAGACCACCCTTTTGATGGTCAGGTTCAGGCCCATGCCGATGGCATCCGTCGCCACCAGGATTTCGGCATCGCCATCGTTGAAGCGCGCGGCCTCTGCGCGACGGACCTCGGGGCTCAATGCACCGTAGACGACGGCGACGCGCCGGCTGCGCGCCAGTAGTTCGGCGCGGAGATCGAGCACCTCGCGTCGGGAAAAGGCGATGACGGCATCGCCCGGGGCAAGTTCGTTCAGCCGGACAGGCGCGGTTGCGGCCCGCAGTGGGCTTTTGCGTTCAAGCGTGATTTCGTCGAGCGGGTCGTCGCAGAGTTCCGCGATCCGCCGCACGAGGGGAATGCAGTCCGGCGCGCCGAGAATATAGAGATGGCGGGCGGGGGCGCCCATGATGGCGGCTGTCCACGCCGCGCCGCGATCCGGGTCGGCCAGCATCTGCGCCTCGTCGATCAGGGCGACGTCGACCGGGTTGTGAAACGGGCACATCTCGACCGTCGCGGCCAGATGGCGCGCGCCGGACATGACGATCCGTTCCTCACCCGTCGCCAGTGAGGCCGGGACGCCGCGTGAAAGCAGCGCCTCCCGGAATTCATGTGCCAGCAGGCGCAGGGGGGCGAGCGCGAGACCGCTTTCCGCGCCCGCGAGGGCATTCAGCGCCGTATAGGATTTGCCGCTGTTCGTCGGTCCCGTCACCAATGTAATGCGGCGTTTCAGGGCCCGTGCGGTCTTGAAATGCGCGGCGTAACGGTCCAGCGCGGCCACGCGGGCGATGACGGCGTTGCCGACCTTGCGATTTCCCGCCGGGATACGGTCCAGATCGGGCTTGCCTGTGCCCGTGCCGCGTCGCCAATCCGGGAGCTGCGGACGCAGACGTCTGAGTTCCGCCGGGTCGAAAGCAAAGATTTCCGTACCATCCGGCTGCGGCGTCCGACGCGCGACCGGCAGCCGGTTTTCCGCGATCCACCGGAGGGCTTCGCGCGGGCTGCAATGCAGGATACCCGGCACGTCCTCGAAAGTGACGAGGCTTTCCTCCCAGGCGCGCAGGCGATCATTCTCGCGACGCCGCCGTGCGTCGGCACGAGCCTCGATCCGGGCGTCTTCCTCACGACGGGCGCGTTCGGCCGCCAGCATTTCCGCTTCGAAGGCGACGTCGCCGATGCCGAAGGCATGGGCGATCGTCTGGGCCAGACGATCGATCTGCCCGCCCGAAAGGAACTGGCCGGCATCCGTCAGGTCGGCCTGAACGGCCTCCAGAACCGTTCGAGGCGTATCGCCCAGATCGCGGAGCCGCTCCGCCAGGACGTCGTCCAGCAGGGTGCGCAACTGTTCGGGCGTAGCGCGTGGGTCGTGCATCCTCGTGACGGCTTCGAGAATGTCCGGCTTGCCGATCCACTGCTCGCCCGCGCGACGCGCCCCGTTCATGAGTTGGGATGCCCAGTCCTTGCGGCGCACATCGCAAACGCAGCGTTCGAATTCGGACGGGGAAATCTGGTCGGCACCCGGCGGCAGGGCGCGCGCAACAAGCTTTTCCAGGCGCGCCATTTCGCGCGGGGTGGGTGTCAGGCCGGTTTCGGCAATTCCATGTTCGAGGGCACGAGCGGCGGGAGAAGAGGCGGCATCCATAATGGCGGTTTTGCGGGATGCGCGCCTGCACCGCAATGCGATTCACGGGGTCGACAGAAAATTCCCTCGATCCGTCGTGGGATCGGCGATCATATGGCAAATCGATAGACGCGTTCCTTGCCGCGCATGAAGATTTCCGCGCCGTTCGGAAACAGGTTGCCGATGGCAGGGTCGCTGACGTCCAGACCACCGGTATAGGCGCCGAAAGACGGCAGGATCAGGCGTCGCGCATCGCCGATGAAGCAGGAACGACTGATGGATTGTCCACGCAGGCGCACGCGTGCCTTCGGGTGCAGATGCCCGGCAAATTCGAAAGAACCTGTCGGAATGTCCGTGGCAGGTTCATGGCGAAAACGGAAGGAACCGATCCGCCATTCATCGGCATGCCGTCCCGGCACCTGTTGCCGGAGGTCCGGGTCGTGGTTGCCCGCAATCCAGATGGTTTCCGCCAGGGCTGTGATGGCGGCCAGCTTCTCGCGTTCGGTCGAGGCCATCCGGCCGGGACCTCCATTGTCATGAAAGCTGTCGCCCAGCGCCAGCAGGGTCTCGGGGTTGTAGCGGATCATCGCGTCATGAAGCATGGCGAGCGAGACGCTGGTGTCATAGGGAGGAAGAAGCAGTCCACGGGCAGCGAAAGCCGTGCTTTTTTCCAGATGCAGGTCGGCGACAGCCATCAGCCGCTGTTCGGGCCAGTAAACGATGCCGGTCGGATCGAGCAGGAATTTCGAGCTTCCGAGAGACCATTCGGATGCGATCAAGCCTGAATCTTTCGTTTTCTCGCCGGTTTGGGCAGGGGTATGGAAGGCGCATCGGCGGACGCTTCGGCCAGAAGGCTCTCCGCCTCCGCCATGAGTTCGTCTTCGCTGTCGCCCGCACCGACTTTTTCGCGGCCCAGCTCCAGCATGATGGGGACGGCGAGGGGAGATACACGATCGAGCCGCATATGCATAATGTTCCCATAGGCATCGGCAAGCATGGCGGACAGGCGACCGAGATCGGTCATGCCGGTCGCGGCGTCCGCCCATGTGGCGCGAATCAGGACGTGATCCGGCTGATGGCGGCGCAGGACATCGTAAAGCAGATCGGTGCTCATCGTGACCTGCCGCCGGTTTTTCTGCCGGCTGGGCAGGTTGCGTTCCACCAGCCCGGCGATGACGGCGACGTTACGGAACATGCGCCGCATCATCGAACTTTCGGCCGTCCATTCCTCCAGGTCCTCGCCCAGCATATCCTGACTGAACAACGCGGATATGTCCGTCGGTTCTCGGATGGACCAGGCCGCCAGTACGTAATCCGTTGCAACGAAACCCAGCGGACCGTAGCCGAAACGCGCCATGCGTCGCGTGAGCAGCATGCCGAGCGTCTGATGGGCGTTGCGGCCCTCGAAACAATAGGCGACCAGGTACCAGCGGTCGCCGCGTGGAAACGTCTCGACCAGCAGGCCGTGCCGGTCCGGCAGTCTGGAGCGTCGCTGCTGCATGGCCAGCCAGTCGTGCACGGGCTGTGGCAGGATGTCCCACTCGGCGGAGTCGTGGATCAGTCCCCGCACGCGTCGGGCAAGGTTATTGGCAAGCGGCATCCAGCTGCCGCCATAGACAGGAATACGCGGGTCTCCGCTGCCGCCCTGGGTCACCTCGACCACCATATCGCGCAGGCCGTGAAAACAGACGAGTTGGCCTCCGAAGACAAAGGTATCGCCAACGACGAGTTGGCTGGCGAAGGATTCCTCGATTTCCCCCAGTGCAGGGCCACGGCGCAGGCGTACGCGCAGCATCGGTGTTTCCACGATCGTGCCGATATTCATCCGATACTGGCGCATGATGCGCTCGTTGCGGACCCACATCTGACCCAGCGAATCGCGGATCAGCCGCCGATGCCGGTCGTAGGCCTGCAATGCGTAGCCGCCATCCTCGACATACCGCAGTACGTCGTCGAAATCCTTTCGCGATAGCGTTGCGTAGGGAGAGGTGTCGCGCACTTCGTCGTAAAGATCGTCAGGCATGAAGGGGGCGCTGCACGCCATGCCAAGAATATGTTGCGCAAGAACGTCAAGCCCACCGGCACGCGGCATTGGTCCGTCCAGATCCATGGCCGCGACGCCTTCGCGCGCGGCGACGCATTCCAGCACCTCGAACCGGTTCGCCGGCACGAGAACGGCGCGGGAGGGTTCGTCCAGTCGATGATTGGCGCGGCCGATGCGTTGCAGAAGGCGGGAGACGCTTTTCGGTGCGCCGACCTGGATGATCTGGTCCACCCCCGCCCAGTCGATGCCGAGGTCGAGGGATGCTGTGGCGACGACGGCGCGTAACGTGCCCTCGGCCATCGCCTGCTCAACGCGCTGGCGTTGCGTCGATTGCAGGCTGCCATGATGCAGGCCGATCGGCAGCGTGTCTTCGTTATATTTCCAGAGCCCCTGGAAGATGAGTTCCGCCTGGGCGCGCGTGTTGACGAAGACGATCGTCAGGCGCGCGCTGGCGATCGCGGTGAGAATGGCACGGGTGCTGCCAACGCCCATGTGACCGGACCATGGAAGATACCAGTCTCGCGTTGATCGGTCGCCGCTCGGCAAGAGCAGATGGACCTCCGGGGGTGCGCCGGCACGTGCGTTGATGCGTTCGACGCGTCCGGGGTCCCCGCCCGGCGCGATATAGGCTGCGACGGCGTCCGGATCCGCGACCGTGGCCGAAAGGCCGACGCGCCGTGCCGTCGGTGTCAGACGGGCCAGACGTCCGAGGCAAAGCGCCAGATGATCGCCACGCTTGTTGCCATGGAGAGCGTGGACCTCGTCCAGGATGATGGCCCGCAGCCCGGCGAATATTTCTCCGGCATCGGGATAGGACAGCATCAGCGCCAGACTTTCCGGCGTGGTGAGCAGGATATCCGGCGGGGTCTTGCGCTGTTTCTGTCGCTGGCTTGCGGATGTGTCGCCGGTTCGCGCATCGATGCGGATCGGAAGGTCCATTTCCTCGACCGGACGCGTCAGGTTGCGCGCGATATC is a genomic window containing:
- a CDS encoding helicase-related protein, coding for MDAASSPAARALEHGIAETGLTPTPREMARLEKLVARALPPGADQISPSEFERCVCDVRRKDWASQLMNGARRAGEQWIGKPDILEAVTRMHDPRATPEQLRTLLDDVLAERLRDLGDTPRTVLEAVQADLTDAGQFLSGGQIDRLAQTIAHAFGIGDVAFEAEMLAAERARREEDARIEARADARRRRENDRLRAWEESLVTFEDVPGILHCSPREALRWIAENRLPVARRTPQPDGTEIFAFDPAELRRLRPQLPDWRRGTGTGKPDLDRIPAGNRKVGNAVIARVAALDRYAAHFKTARALKRRITLVTGPTNSGKSYTALNALAGAESGLALAPLRLLAHEFREALLSRGVPASLATGEERIVMSGARHLAATVEMCPFHNPVDVALIDEAQMLADPDRGAAWTAAIMGAPARHLYILGAPDCIPLVRRIAELCDDPLDEITLERKSPLRAATAPVRLNELAPGDAVIAFSRREVLDLRAELLARSRRVAVVYGALSPEVRRAEAARFNDGDAEILVATDAIGMGLNLTIKRVVFSSLRKFDGKQTRELTTQEIKQIGGRAGRYGKHEDGIVAVLSEAGSPTYIRQKLAAPPEPIVELRPLVQPDADIVRAVAEEIESDSLYGVLARIKRAVLRTDDPNYRLADMDQAFEIASALEGVEGLDLTQRWTYAMCPVDERDNGIIRLTRWAADHAAGRAVPPPGTGRLPQPVQAGREELERAEKRHKRLVAWRWLSLRFPEAYPDREMAEDNTVALNDWIEAVLRQQSRVRENQRHERPKSRGRGAQAPKKPVFSTEKSSKDKGKRRRPSR
- the pdeM gene encoding ligase-associated DNA damage response endonuclease PdeM, with protein sequence MIASEWSLGSSKFLLDPTGIVYWPEQRLMAVADLHLEKSTAFAARGLLLPPYDTSVSLAMLHDAMIRYNPETLLALGDSFHDNGGPGRMASTEREKLAAITALAETIWIAGNHDPDLRQQVPGRHADEWRIGSFRFRHEPATDIPTGSFEFAGHLHPKARVRLRGQSISRSCFIGDARRLILPSFGAYTGGLDVSDPAIGNLFPNGAEIFMRGKERVYRFAI
- a CDS encoding ligase-associated DNA damage response DEXH box helicase; amino-acid sequence: MPAPFTTWFTRHGWQPHAHQLAMLEAAARRASTLLVAPTGGGKTLAGFLPSLVELASMPSSARHGIHTLYISPLKALAVDIARNLTRPVEEMDLPIRIDARTGDTSASQRQKQRKTPPDILLTTPESLALMLSYPDAGEIFAGLRAIILDEVHALHGNKRGDHLALCLGRLARLTPTARRVGLSATVADPDAVAAYIAPGGDPGRVERINARAGAPPEVHLLLPSGDRSTRDWYLPWSGHMGVGSTRAILTAIASARLTIVFVNTRAQAELIFQGLWKYNEDTLPIGLHHGSLQSTQRQRVEQAMAEGTLRAVVATASLDLGIDWAGVDQIIQVGAPKSVSRLLQRIGRANHRLDEPSRAVLVPANRFEVLECVAAREGVAAMDLDGPMPRAGGLDVLAQHILGMACSAPFMPDDLYDEVRDTSPYATLSRKDFDDVLRYVEDGGYALQAYDRHRRLIRDSLGQMWVRNERIMRQYRMNIGTIVETPMLRVRLRRGPALGEIEESFASQLVVGDTFVFGGQLVCFHGLRDMVVEVTQGGSGDPRIPVYGGSWMPLANNLARRVRGLIHDSAEWDILPQPVHDWLAMQQRRSRLPDRHGLLVETFPRGDRWYLVAYCFEGRNAHQTLGMLLTRRMARFGYGPLGFVATDYVLAAWSIREPTDISALFSQDMLGEDLEEWTAESSMMRRMFRNVAVIAGLVERNLPSRQKNRRQVTMSTDLLYDVLRRHQPDHVLIRATWADAATGMTDLGRLSAMLADAYGNIMHMRLDRVSPLAVPIMLELGREKVGAGDSEDELMAEAESLLAEASADAPSIPLPKPARKRKIQA